The proteins below come from a single Pedobacter aquae genomic window:
- a CDS encoding RagB/SusD family nutrient uptake outer membrane protein: MKKIFYISITTVFSILMVSCKKDFLEKLPNEDLSTEQISEAAKQDPSLLNGSIAGLYATMYTEYTGGTSGDDDFGQKSYDLFSDILSADVAVGGVTYGWYSGIAQLQPTRDFTRNEAYMPWRYYYRIIFGANNVIDALGGTDAVPTATAQKHIMGQAKAMRAYAYFYLTQLYAREGYGTGNEKILPLYKTVSNNVPLSTSAEIYSLIIDDLTKAVDYLSDFNRRSKDQIDQSVAKGLLAYALSARGTNADLQQVVTLTNDIIEDYDYRLTNQDETVARFDANGNVINSQSGFNNVATPSWMWGVDITIASNVDITSWWGAFDVFTYGYPSVGDTKVIDENLYNTMRPDDIRRGQFDDLPQFGLTGLIPINKFFDPGRQLDGQLNVTTDYIYMRVDEFYLLNAEANAKLNQDAPARARLKQLLNLRLTNGTAYVDALSGQALRNEIYLQTRLELWGEGKSYLAMKRNKATVTRGPNHLFLDGQSFAYNSVDLTFPIPQAEVINNPLLNQ; the protein is encoded by the coding sequence ATGAAAAAAATATTTTATATTTCTATAACTACAGTTTTTTCCATTTTAATGGTAAGCTGTAAAAAGGATTTTTTGGAAAAATTACCAAATGAGGACCTTTCTACTGAGCAAATTAGTGAAGCTGCAAAGCAAGATCCATCTTTGTTGAATGGAAGTATTGCTGGACTTTATGCAACAATGTATACAGAATATACTGGTGGTACATCAGGAGATGATGATTTTGGACAAAAATCTTATGATCTTTTCAGTGATATTTTGTCTGCCGATGTTGCTGTAGGAGGTGTCACTTATGGTTGGTATTCTGGTATTGCACAGCTTCAACCAACAAGGGATTTTACTCGAAATGAGGCTTATATGCCATGGCGTTATTACTACAGGATTATATTCGGTGCTAATAATGTTATTGACGCCTTAGGTGGAACAGATGCCGTACCAACTGCAACTGCTCAAAAGCATATCATGGGGCAAGCCAAAGCTATGAGAGCCTATGCATATTTTTACTTAACTCAGCTATATGCAAGAGAAGGATATGGAACTGGTAATGAAAAAATTCTCCCATTGTATAAAACGGTATCTAATAACGTACCATTAAGTACATCAGCTGAAATTTATAGTTTAATAATTGATGATTTAACTAAGGCTGTAGATTATCTAAGTGATTTTAATAGGAGATCAAAAGATCAAATTGATCAATCAGTTGCAAAAGGCTTATTGGCTTATGCTCTATCTGCAAGAGGAACTAATGCAGATTTACAACAGGTGGTTACGCTCACAAATGATATAATAGAAGATTACGATTATCGCCTAACTAATCAGGATGAGACAGTTGCAAGGTTTGATGCAAATGGTAATGTAATAAATTCACAATCAGGATTCAATAATGTTGCTACTCCAAGTTGGATGTGGGGTGTAGATATCACTATTGCTTCTAATGTTGATATTACTTCTTGGTGGGGTGCTTTTGATGTATTTACCTATGGTTACCCATCTGTTGGAGATACAAAAGTCATAGATGAAAATCTCTATAACACTATGAGACCTGATGACATAAGAAGAGGTCAATTTGACGATTTACCTCAATTTGGTTTGACGGGACTAATACCTATAAATAAATTCTTTGATCCAGGAAGGCAATTAGATGGTCAATTAAATGTGACTACAGATTATATCTATATGCGTGTTGATGAATTTTATCTATTAAATGCAGAAGCTAATGCTAAATTGAATCAAGATGCTCCTGCTAGAGCTAGGTTAAAACAATTATTGAATTTAAGACTAACAAATGGTACTGCTTATGTTGATGCATTAAGTGGTCAAGCGTTAAGAAATGAGATTTATCTACAAACTAGGTTAGAACTTTGGGGTGAAGGTAAATCATATTTAGCGATGAAAAGAAATAAGGCAACAGTAACACGTGGGCCTAATCATTTATTTTTAGATGGACAATCTTTTGCTTATAACTCTGTGGATTTAACTTTTCCAATTCCTCAAGCTGAAGTAATTAATAATCCATTACTTAATCAATAG
- a CDS encoding SusC/RagA family TonB-linked outer membrane protein has product MKKLVQSLFILLLFAVNVIAQERTVTGTVTSTEDGLPLPGVSVKVKGGSAATQTNANGKYSIGISSSSSAVLVFSFIGTETKEVNVSTLSLINVSLKASSSELSEVVVVGYGTSTKEAFTGSAKVVSGEALDRKNVSNVSQALAGEVAGVRVINTSGQPGTVATIRIRGLGSVNGNRDPLYVVDGVPFSGGLNSINPSDIQSVTVLKDAAATSIYGARGSNGVVVITTKNGLGQQSFIEVDANFGTNSAELPRYDVIRSPEQHIGLSWESIFNRGRIINNANPVNYANARLFTSQGIGPYNIWNAANAAALIDPATKSVRAGITRKYDPENWEDYAFQASNRKEINLKFGGSSDKTNYYTSFGYLNDQGYSINTDFERLSARLNLTQQVNKWIKAGLNINYARSESNNNGQGETSNSIFWLADNMPSVYPLFLRDASGGFVADPIFGGNQFDYGSGRGFAGLTNAIADATYNVIRNNRNEINGNANLDFKIAEGLTFENRLGVQYFTNKGISRFNKFYGAASSSNGRIVQQVTDLSSYNLLNLLRYNKTLGNHSFEALAAHEATDWNRDFTEGSGFNLVDNNLLNLSNAVVSNPNEGYTEGYSIESYFGQLNYDFDKKYFLSATVRRDGSSRFTKDKWQTFGSIGAGWLITKENFMANQNIFESLKLKASYGLIGDQAGVGFYPGLNLSTIDNLNDQPAIAPPRVGNPDLTWETSQIFQTGLEFDLGQYLSGTVEYYLKNTKDLIFLRGVGPSAGYASIQVNDGVLRNNGLEFELTSNFIRKSNAKLGVSINGEIFSNKITKMPIEPATGLPKVIDVQSPYALGVGRSIFDFYMREWAGVDPADGAPTWTVKYIDGNGNSTFDSGEEIVNLPLFLSQNPNQANDILQSTTKTYSEATSDYTGKSAIPDLRGALNLFGGYKGLELNVQFLYSFGGYAYDYNYADLMHSGFGGSNNWHTDILNRWQSVDNPGNGEVPRLSNDFDVNTNSLSTRFLTKANYIALNNVRLGYTIPAKYISKYGVSGLSLWVSGDNLWITTSRDGLNPSVAEAGSSARAGSQSRYLYAPLTTISAGLRVKL; this is encoded by the coding sequence ATGAAAAAACTTGTACAGAGTTTATTCATCTTGTTGCTTTTTGCAGTAAATGTAATTGCGCAAGAGCGTACCGTAACTGGTACAGTAACTTCCACTGAGGATGGACTGCCTCTTCCTGGTGTAAGTGTAAAAGTTAAAGGAGGTAGTGCAGCTACCCAAACGAATGCCAATGGTAAATACAGTATTGGTATTTCTTCTTCTTCTTCTGCGGTATTAGTTTTCTCTTTTATAGGAACAGAAACTAAAGAAGTAAATGTTTCTACATTAAGTTTAATCAATGTTAGTCTAAAAGCAAGTTCTTCAGAATTAAGTGAAGTCGTTGTTGTTGGTTATGGAACTAGTACAAAAGAAGCATTTACTGGTTCTGCTAAAGTAGTTAGCGGAGAAGCTTTAGATAGAAAAAATGTTTCAAATGTTTCTCAAGCATTAGCGGGTGAAGTTGCCGGTGTAAGAGTTATTAATACTAGTGGTCAGCCAGGAACGGTAGCTACAATTCGTATTAGAGGGCTTGGTTCTGTTAATGGAAATAGAGATCCATTATATGTTGTTGATGGGGTCCCTTTTTCCGGAGGATTAAATTCAATTAATCCTTCAGATATTCAATCTGTAACTGTATTAAAAGATGCTGCCGCAACCTCTATCTATGGTGCTAGAGGTTCAAATGGTGTTGTTGTTATAACTACAAAAAATGGGTTAGGTCAGCAATCTTTTATAGAAGTTGATGCAAACTTTGGAACTAATAGCGCTGAATTGCCAAGATATGATGTTATCAGATCTCCTGAACAGCATATAGGTTTAAGCTGGGAAAGTATTTTTAATAGAGGTAGGATTATAAATAATGCAAATCCTGTGAATTATGCTAACGCCAGATTGTTCACTAGCCAAGGAATTGGCCCGTATAATATATGGAATGCTGCTAACGCCGCTGCTTTAATTGATCCAGCAACTAAGTCTGTAAGAGCAGGTATAACAAGGAAATATGATCCAGAAAATTGGGAAGATTATGCTTTTCAAGCTTCTAACAGAAAGGAAATCAATTTAAAATTTGGTGGGTCATCAGATAAAACTAATTATTACACATCTTTCGGCTATTTAAACGATCAAGGTTATTCAATAAATACAGATTTTGAAAGATTATCTGCTCGTTTAAACTTGACTCAGCAAGTTAATAAATGGATTAAAGCTGGTCTAAATATTAACTATGCTAGATCTGAGAGTAATAATAATGGTCAAGGAGAGACTTCAAATAGTATTTTTTGGTTGGCAGATAATATGCCATCAGTTTATCCGCTATTCTTAAGAGATGCTAGTGGAGGCTTCGTTGCAGATCCAATATTTGGAGGTAATCAATTTGATTATGGTTCAGGTAGAGGTTTTGCCGGGTTAACTAATGCAATAGCCGATGCTACTTATAATGTTATAAGAAATAATAGGAACGAAATTAATGGAAATGCTAATTTAGATTTTAAAATTGCTGAGGGATTAACCTTTGAAAACAGGTTAGGGGTACAATATTTTACTAATAAGGGCATAAGTAGATTTAATAAATTTTATGGAGCGGCATCTTCTTCTAATGGAAGAATAGTTCAACAGGTTACAGATTTATCTTCATATAATTTATTGAATTTATTGAGATATAATAAAACTTTAGGTAATCATAGTTTTGAAGCTCTAGCAGCACATGAAGCTACAGATTGGAATCGTGATTTTACTGAAGGTTCAGGGTTTAATTTAGTTGATAATAATCTTCTTAATTTAAGCAATGCTGTTGTTTCAAATCCAAATGAGGGTTATACAGAGGGATATTCGATAGAAAGTTATTTTGGACAGTTAAATTATGACTTTGATAAGAAGTATTTCTTATCAGCTACTGTAAGGAGAGATGGATCTTCAAGATTCACCAAAGATAAATGGCAAACTTTTGGATCAATAGGTGCTGGATGGTTAATCACGAAGGAAAACTTTATGGCTAATCAGAATATCTTCGAAAGCTTAAAACTAAAAGCTAGTTATGGTTTGATAGGAGATCAAGCTGGTGTAGGTTTTTATCCAGGACTTAATTTATCTACTATAGATAATTTGAACGATCAACCTGCAATCGCTCCTCCTAGAGTTGGTAATCCTGATTTAACTTGGGAAACATCTCAAATTTTTCAAACTGGACTTGAATTTGACTTAGGGCAATATTTATCAGGAACTGTAGAATATTATTTAAAGAATACCAAAGATTTAATTTTCTTAAGAGGTGTTGGTCCTTCTGCTGGTTACGCCTCTATACAAGTAAATGATGGAGTACTAAGAAATAATGGATTAGAGTTTGAATTAACATCTAATTTCATCAGAAAAAGCAATGCAAAATTAGGAGTTAGTATTAACGGCGAGATTTTTAGTAATAAAATAACAAAAATGCCTATTGAGCCAGCTACTGGTCTTCCAAAGGTTATTGATGTTCAATCTCCATATGCTTTAGGTGTAGGAAGGTCAATATTTGACTTCTACATGAGAGAATGGGCTGGAGTCGATCCTGCTGATGGTGCACCAACTTGGACTGTCAAATACATAGATGGTAATGGTAATTCTACATTTGATAGTGGAGAGGAAATTGTTAATCTACCGCTTTTCTTATCTCAAAATCCTAATCAGGCTAATGATATTTTACAATCTACTACTAAAACTTATTCTGAGGCTACCTCAGATTATACAGGTAAATCAGCAATCCCAGATTTAAGAGGGGCCTTGAATTTATTTGGAGGGTATAAAGGATTAGAACTTAATGTACAGTTTCTTTATAGTTTTGGAGGCTATGCATATGATTATAACTACGCTGACTTAATGCACAGTGGTTTTGGAGGTAGTAATAATTGGCATACTGATATCTTAAATAGATGGCAAAGTGTTGATAATCCCGGAAATGGAGAAGTTCCTAGATTATCTAATGATTTTGATGTAAATACTAACTCTTTATCAACTCGTTTCTTAACAAAAGCCAATTATATAGCTTTAAATAATGTTAGATTAGGATATACTATACCTGCGAAATATATAAGTAAATATGGCGTGAGCGGATTATCACTTTGGGTTTCAGGAGACAACTTATGGATTACAACTTCTAGAGATGGTTTAAATCCTTCAGTTGCAGAAGCAGGTAGTTCAGCAAGAGCCGGTAGTCAAAGTAGATATTTATATGCTCCTTTAACAACTATTTCTGCTGGTTTGAGAGTTAAACTTTAA
- a CDS encoding RagB/SusD family nutrient uptake outer membrane protein, whose product MKNKIFVTVAGALILSLASCKEDYLETTPTNQVDNASVFTTTTNANTALNGILRYMFERYDAQNQPGVGGIMLHMDFMGDDITQPGAAWYSNDSGSWVSHRNEISAFTSYCYRFFYRVIGNANYIIDNIDGATGTDSEKTRIKAEALTLRAYAHFFLVQLYGKRYDASAKPNTQLGVPLMISSTESNKPRATVEEVYAQIVKDLDDVIALNVSTRVNKSHINVNVAKGLRARVALTMQDYPNAIRFAKEVIDANLFPLMTSAVYQSGFNDATASSEWMWASMPSADQADTFGSFFSQIAFNANTTYMRGNPKSINSATYNRMSSTDVRRRMWEPVATATNFPLPAATFSRAPFMSRKFSVKVVGQPTLGDVPLLRSAELHLILAEAYARSTPAQTSLAQDALFVLTSRREASTVKSTNTGDALIEEILLNRRVELWGEGFRFLDLKRLNLPLDRSATAFPNFVSASFLNKISEPAGTNQWQFLIPRREMESNTGLVGQQNP is encoded by the coding sequence ATGAAAAATAAAATATTTGTTACAGTTGCGGGGGCTTTAATCCTCTCGCTCGCTTCTTGTAAAGAAGATTATTTAGAAACAACACCTACGAATCAGGTTGATAATGCATCAGTATTTACAACAACTACTAATGCAAATACTGCTCTAAATGGAATTTTGAGATATATGTTCGAAAGATATGATGCTCAAAATCAACCAGGGGTTGGAGGTATTATGCTACACATGGATTTTATGGGTGACGATATTACACAGCCAGGTGCAGCTTGGTATTCGAACGACTCTGGTTCTTGGGTTTCTCATAGAAATGAAATAAGCGCTTTTACTAGCTATTGTTACCGTTTCTTTTATCGTGTAATTGGTAATGCCAATTATATCATTGATAATATTGATGGGGCAACAGGTACTGATAGTGAAAAAACAAGAATTAAAGCGGAAGCTTTGACATTAAGAGCTTATGCTCACTTCTTTTTAGTGCAATTATATGGCAAAAGATATGATGCTTCTGCTAAGCCAAATACTCAATTAGGTGTTCCTTTAATGATTTCTTCAACTGAATCTAATAAACCAAGAGCAACTGTTGAAGAAGTTTATGCTCAAATAGTAAAGGATTTAGATGATGTAATTGCTTTAAATGTTTCTACTAGAGTAAATAAAAGTCATATTAATGTTAATGTAGCTAAAGGTCTAAGAGCAAGGGTTGCATTAACTATGCAAGACTATCCTAATGCCATTAGATTTGCTAAAGAAGTTATTGATGCTAATCTTTTTCCTTTAATGACTAGCGCTGTTTATCAATCTGGTTTTAATGATGCAACTGCTTCTTCTGAATGGATGTGGGCATCAATGCCATCAGCAGATCAAGCCGATACTTTTGGTTCATTCTTTTCTCAAATTGCTTTTAATGCCAATACAACTTACATGAGAGGGAATCCAAAAAGTATCAATTCTGCAACCTACAATAGAATGTCTTCAACTGATGTTAGAAGGAGAATGTGGGAGCCAGTGGCAACTGCTACAAATTTTCCTTTACCAGCAGCTACTTTTTCAAGAGCTCCTTTCATGAGTAGAAAATTCTCTGTAAAAGTGGTAGGGCAGCCAACTTTAGGTGATGTACCTTTATTGAGATCTGCTGAGTTGCATTTAATTTTAGCAGAAGCGTATGCAAGATCTACTCCTGCGCAAACTTCCTTAGCACAAGATGCTCTATTTGTATTAACATCAAGGAGAGAAGCTAGTACAGTTAAGTCTACAAATACCGGAGATGCTTTAATCGAAGAGATTCTTTTAAATAGAAGAGTTGAACTTTGGGGTGAAGGATTTAGATTCTTAGATTTAAAAAGACTAAACTTACCATTGGATAGATCAGCAACTGCATTTCCTAATTTTGTTTCTGCATCATTTCTAAATAAAATTTCAGAACCTGCCGGAACTAATCAATGGCAGTTTTTAATTCCTAGAAGAGAAATGGAATCTAATACTGGTTTAGTAGGACAGCAAAATCCTTAA
- a CDS encoding SusC/RagA family TonB-linked outer membrane protein, whose amino-acid sequence MKKLVQSLFILLFIAVNAIAQERTVTGTVTSAGDKLPLPGVSVRVKGANTSTQTNFDGKFTLKVPSSTNTLTFSFIGFVTKDVSIPNSGNLNVTLEEDAKQLSEVVVVAYGSAKKEAITGSVATLNASAIENRVVTNITNVLAGVAPGIQIGATNGQPGTSSAVRIRGFGSISASNSPLYVLDGSVYDGNIGDINANDIESVSLLKDASSSALYGARGANGVIIINTKRGKLGESKLNVNVTQGFSERGIEEYETVGAYDYYPLYWQALRNSRVYPRPGNTALTPAAAATFASNNTPTQLVYNPFNVPANQILDASGKMNPNATLLYNDFDWFAPLERTGSRTNADLSYSGSNGKSDYFVSLGYLNDKGYLEKSDFRRFNARMNVNTQVKKWFKTGLNLAGNLSDASLAQDASTDNAASFVNPFQFSRNMGPIYPVRAYNSTGQPVLTPTGQHFYDYGQHPGAVNRPAGASPGRHVIYETLLNDVLNKRVALNARTYAEIKFLKDFTFRPSVNIDLRQSNSTEFRNPIVGDGNGSNGFVFRRNDLTTSYTFNQILTYDKSFGKHNINVLAGHENYDYLFQRNDASKVNQASAGNTEFANFVTPLSTGGFRDTYRIESYLSKASYNYDEKYFFDASLRRDGSSRFSKDARFGTFFSLGGSWSINKESFMEKATWIDDLRLKASFGEVGNDNLDSYYNYQALYDLGFNNNTEPGYLLSSLPTPNLKWETIQTLNVGVAFSLFKSRLTGELEVFNRATTDLLFSVPLPLSNPVTSIRQNVGNMSNKGIELQLGGDLIRKKNFTWNILTNSSIIRNEITKLPAETPTITAGTKRYEVGQDLYQFYLRQYAGVDPSDGSALFIPTATATTELRTIDGKTYTTNFNNAEFAYMGSAIPDLFGAVTNTFNYKNLQLSVLINYQIGGKFYDGQYAGLMAINTYGKSLHTDALNAWTETNTNSPFPRLDVSSSTFFTAQSSRWLIDASYLSISNVNLSYTLPKKYISKLDLSNVRVFASGENLALFAKRKGLNPTEAFTGVNSTTYVPSRTVVFGLSVNL is encoded by the coding sequence ATGAAAAAACTTGTACAGAGTTTATTCATCTTGTTGTTTATTGCGGTAAATGCAATAGCACAAGAGCGTACCGTAACTGGTACGGTAACTTCCGCAGGAGACAAATTGCCCCTTCCGGGAGTAAGTGTAAGAGTAAAAGGAGCTAATACCTCAACTCAAACCAATTTTGATGGTAAATTCACTTTAAAAGTTCCATCATCTACCAATACTTTAACATTTTCTTTTATTGGGTTTGTAACTAAGGATGTATCTATCCCTAACTCAGGTAATTTAAATGTTACTTTAGAGGAGGATGCTAAACAGCTTTCTGAAGTTGTTGTTGTAGCTTACGGATCTGCCAAGAAAGAAGCTATTACGGGTTCTGTTGCAACACTTAATGCAAGTGCTATAGAAAACCGTGTTGTAACTAATATTACAAATGTTCTAGCAGGTGTTGCTCCGGGTATACAAATTGGCGCAACAAACGGGCAACCTGGTACTAGTTCTGCTGTGAGAATCAGAGGATTTGGCTCAATTTCGGCCTCCAATTCTCCATTATACGTATTAGACGGTTCTGTTTATGATGGGAATATTGGAGATATTAATGCAAACGATATTGAAAGTGTCTCCTTATTGAAAGATGCTTCGTCTTCTGCGTTATATGGGGCAAGAGGTGCAAACGGGGTTATCATTATTAATACTAAGAGAGGTAAATTAGGTGAAAGTAAGCTAAATGTTAATGTTACTCAAGGTTTCTCTGAGAGAGGAATAGAAGAATATGAAACTGTTGGTGCTTACGACTATTATCCATTGTATTGGCAAGCTTTAAGAAATAGTAGAGTTTATCCAAGACCAGGTAATACAGCCTTAACGCCGGCAGCAGCAGCTACTTTCGCATCTAATAATACACCAACACAGTTGGTATATAATCCGTTTAATGTTCCAGCTAATCAAATATTAGATGCTAGTGGTAAAATGAACCCTAATGCAACTCTACTATACAATGATTTCGATTGGTTTGCCCCATTAGAAAGAACTGGTTCTAGAACTAATGCTGATTTAAGTTATAGTGGTAGCAACGGGAAATCTGATTACTTCGTATCATTAGGCTATTTGAATGATAAGGGTTATTTAGAAAAGTCTGATTTTAGAAGATTTAACGCTCGTATGAACGTTAATACGCAGGTTAAGAAATGGTTTAAAACTGGTTTAAATTTAGCCGGTAATCTTTCTGATGCTAGCTTAGCACAAGATGCTTCTACAGATAATGCAGCTTCTTTTGTGAACCCTTTTCAGTTTTCTAGGAACATGGGACCAATATATCCTGTAAGAGCGTATAATTCAACTGGTCAGCCAGTTCTAACTCCTACAGGTCAACATTTTTATGATTATGGACAACATCCAGGCGCTGTTAATAGACCTGCTGGTGCAAGTCCGGGTAGACATGTAATTTATGAAACCTTATTAAATGATGTGTTAAACAAACGTGTAGCATTAAATGCAAGAACTTATGCCGAGATTAAATTTTTAAAAGATTTTACATTTCGACCTAGTGTTAATATTGATTTGCGTCAATCTAATTCTACAGAATTTAGAAATCCAATTGTAGGTGATGGAAACGGGAGTAATGGTTTTGTATTTAGAAGAAATGATTTAACAACTTCATATACATTTAACCAAATTTTAACTTATGATAAATCTTTTGGAAAACATAATATAAATGTTTTAGCAGGACATGAAAATTATGATTATCTCTTTCAAAGAAATGATGCTTCAAAAGTAAATCAGGCATCTGCTGGTAATACAGAGTTTGCAAATTTCGTAACTCCTCTAAGTACAGGTGGTTTTAGGGATACTTATAGAATAGAGTCTTATTTAAGTAAAGCTTCTTATAACTACGATGAGAAATACTTTTTTGATGCTTCATTAAGGAGAGATGGTTCTTCTAGATTTTCTAAAGATGCAAGATTTGGAACATTCTTTTCTTTAGGCGGTTCATGGTCAATCAATAAAGAAAGTTTTATGGAGAAAGCTACATGGATTGATGATTTAAGATTAAAAGCATCATTTGGAGAAGTAGGAAATGATAATTTAGATAGCTATTATAATTATCAAGCGCTATATGATTTAGGATTTAATAATAATACAGAACCAGGTTATCTATTAAGTAGCTTACCTACCCCTAATTTGAAGTGGGAAACTATTCAAACTTTGAATGTTGGCGTAGCTTTTTCATTATTTAAAAGTAGATTGACAGGGGAGTTAGAAGTATTTAATAGAGCTACTACAGACTTATTATTTTCTGTTCCACTACCTTTGTCTAATCCTGTTACTTCAATAAGGCAAAATGTGGGTAACATGAGTAATAAAGGGATTGAATTACAATTGGGTGGTGATCTTATAAGAAAGAAAAATTTTACTTGGAATATTTTAACTAATTCTTCTATTATTAGAAATGAAATTACCAAGCTACCAGCTGAGACTCCAACCATAACAGCTGGAACTAAGCGTTATGAGGTAGGTCAAGATCTTTATCAATTCTATTTACGTCAGTATGCTGGGGTAGATCCTTCGGATGGTTCGGCTTTATTTATCCCTACAGCAACTGCTACAACAGAGTTAAGAACAATTGATGGAAAAACGTATACCACAAATTTTAATAATGCTGAATTTGCTTATATGGGTTCTGCTATACCAGACTTGTTTGGTGCTGTAACTAATACCTTTAATTACAAAAATCTTCAACTATCTGTGTTGATTAATTACCAAATTGGTGGCAAGTTTTATGATGGCCAGTACGCAGGTTTAATGGCTATCAATACTTATGGTAAATCTTTACATACAGACGCTTTAAACGCATGGACGGAGACAAATACTAATTCTCCTTTCCCAAGACTGGATGTTAGTAGCTCCACTTTCTTTACAGCTCAATCTTCAAGATGGTTAATAGATGCTTCTTATTTATCAATTAGTAATGTTAACTTATCATATACATTACCTAAAAAGTACATCAGTAAGTTAGATTTAAGTAATGTAAGAGTGTTTGCTTCTGGAGAAAATTTAGCATTATTTGCTAAAAGAAAAGGATTAAACCCAACAGAGGCGTTCACAGGTGTTAATAGTACTACGTATGTACCAAGCCGTACTGTTGTATTTGGGTTAAGTGTTAATTTATAA
- a CDS encoding exodeoxyribonuclease III, translated as MKIISYNVNGIRAAINKEWLSWLQATNADIVCLQEIKATPDQIADLFLIEQLGYHHYWYPAQKKGYSGTAILSKKEPNHVEYGCGIAEYDAEGRTIRADFDDFSVMSAYFPSGSSGEERQDFKFKFLDDFYVYAQELKEQFPKLIICGDYNICHKAIDIHNPKSNANSSGFLPEERAWMEKFIESGYIDTFRYFNEDPHHYTWWSYRAGARAKNLGWRIDYHLATKALEPHLKRASILPEAKHSDHCPIVLELSL; from the coding sequence ATGAAAATTATATCCTATAACGTAAACGGAATAAGAGCAGCTATAAATAAAGAATGGTTATCATGGTTGCAAGCTACAAATGCTGATATTGTTTGCTTACAAGAGATAAAAGCTACGCCAGACCAAATAGCAGATTTATTTTTAATAGAACAATTAGGTTATCATCATTATTGGTATCCGGCACAAAAAAAGGGCTATAGTGGTACCGCTATTTTAAGTAAAAAAGAACCCAATCATGTTGAGTATGGTTGCGGTATAGCCGAGTATGATGCAGAAGGAAGAACCATAAGAGCAGATTTTGATGATTTTTCTGTAATGAGTGCTTATTTCCCTTCAGGCTCTAGCGGAGAAGAGCGTCAGGATTTTAAATTTAAATTTTTGGATGACTTTTATGTTTACGCACAAGAATTAAAAGAGCAGTTCCCAAAACTCATCATTTGCGGCGATTATAACATTTGCCATAAAGCTATAGATATACACAATCCAAAATCTAACGCTAATTCATCTGGGTTTTTACCCGAAGAAAGAGCTTGGATGGAGAAATTCATAGAAAGTGGCTATATAGATACTTTTAGATATTTTAATGAAGACCCGCACCATTATACTTGGTGGAGCTACCGAGCTGGAGCCAGAGCTAAAAATTTAGGCTGGCGTATAGATTACCACCTAGCTACCAAAGCCTTAGAGCCTCATCTTAAAAGAGCCTCTATATTACCAGAAGCCAAACATTCTGACCATTGCCCTATAGTTTTAGAGTTAAGCCTATAA
- a CDS encoding peptidylprolyl isomerase — protein sequence MYKLSKTTSLIFIFICISTFLFAAKPKNQYVKISTSKGEVYLMLYNQTPKHRDNFLKLVKDGTLNQTLFHRVIKNFMIQGGDPTSKTAKAGDVLGEGDLGYRVDAEFDTTLFHKRGVLAAARDNNPAKASSSCQFYIVQGKKYTDKELDQIEQYRLEGKKIPAYQREIYKSIGGTPFLDRNYTVFGEVVKGLEMVDAIADVKVDGNNRPLEDIKMQVTLMKPKEVKKLKLKI from the coding sequence ATGTATAAATTATCAAAAACCACCTCTTTAATATTCATTTTCATCTGTATAAGTACTTTTCTTTTTGCAGCAAAACCTAAAAATCAATATGTAAAAATTAGTACAAGCAAAGGTGAGGTTTATTTGATGTTGTACAATCAAACACCAAAGCATAGAGATAATTTCTTGAAATTAGTTAAAGATGGAACGCTTAATCAAACACTTTTCCACCGAGTTATTAAGAATTTTATGATACAAGGCGGAGATCCAACATCAAAAACAGCTAAAGCAGGAGATGTTTTAGGCGAAGGAGATTTAGGTTACCGTGTTGATGCTGAATTTGATACTACCCTTTTTCATAAAAGAGGAGTTTTGGCTGCTGCCCGAGATAACAATCCGGCTAAAGCATCTAGCTCATGTCAGTTTTACATTGTGCAAGGTAAAAAGTATACAGATAAAGAGCTTGATCAGATAGAGCAATATCGATTAGAAGGTAAAAAAATACCAGCCTACCAAAGAGAAATTTATAAAAGCATTGGTGGTACCCCTTTCCTAGATAGAAATTATACCGTTTTTGGGGAAGTTGTAAAAGGATTAGAAATGGTAGACGCTATCGCTGATGTAAAGGTTGATGGAAATAACCGACCTTTAGAAGACATAAAAATGCAAGTGACGCTTATGAAACCAAAAGAAGTTAAGAAACTAAAATTGAAAATTTAA